The following are from one region of the uncultured Hyphomonas sp. genome:
- a CDS encoding phytanoyl-CoA dioxygenase family protein: MFDRADFEATGRAWIRNAVPLADLEMLAAGVELNGRAGNRPATHSPLMHYFLQPNPVSSALTGLTLDRRPVRLAVFDKTQETNWAVPWHQDRVIAVTGKHDIPGYTAWLPKQGYWHVEPPTALFDSMVFIRLHIDASDESNGCLQLALGSHRYGRVPASDAAHLAHSLPVETCIASPGDILIVKALTLHRSASSRSAAPRRALRIDYADRSLLPSPLAWAI, encoded by the coding sequence ATGTTCGACCGCGCCGATTTCGAGGCAACCGGGCGGGCGTGGATCCGCAATGCTGTCCCGCTGGCCGACCTCGAAATGTTGGCTGCCGGGGTTGAGTTGAATGGCCGGGCGGGAAACCGTCCGGCCACACACTCGCCTCTGATGCACTATTTCCTTCAGCCCAACCCGGTCTCGTCGGCCCTGACCGGGCTGACGCTTGATCGACGGCCTGTGCGTCTGGCGGTCTTCGACAAGACACAAGAGACAAACTGGGCCGTCCCGTGGCATCAGGACCGGGTCATCGCCGTAACCGGGAAGCACGATATTCCGGGCTATACCGCATGGCTTCCAAAGCAAGGATACTGGCACGTCGAACCACCGACGGCATTGTTCGATTCAATGGTCTTCATCCGGCTGCACATTGATGCCTCAGATGAATCCAATGGCTGCCTGCAACTCGCGCTTGGATCGCATCGGTATGGGCGCGTTCCAGCCAGTGACGCAGCCCACCTCGCGCATAGCTTGCCCGTCGAAACCTGCATCGCGTCTCCCGGAGATATTCTGATCGTAAAAGCGCTGACGCTGCACCGGTCCGCTTCGTCCCGTTCCGCCGCACCCCGGCGAGCCCTACGGATCGACTATGCCGACCGGTCACTCCTTCCATCGCCTTTGGCGTGGGCCATATAG
- a CDS encoding acyl-CoA dehydrogenase family protein has translation MDLSFSPEIEAFRTKVRDWFETDFPKDIIRKYKAGLPLTTEEVRRSEMALGEKGWLATAWPEEYGGPGWGIEEQYVFDEELERAGVPTVTPMGVIYVGPVIYTFGTDEQKARWLPGIRDGSVGWAQGYSEPGAGSDLASLQFSAKLEDGTYTLNGHKIWTSAAQHADWIFLLARTSQEEKKQQGISFICCPIDAPGVTVKPIITIDGNHVLNEVFFEDVKVPEDNRIGEAGKGWTYSQYLLGFERTSYARIGGKRAMLRHIREVAMSTPDGSGDRLIDDAGFARRLTEAEMAVDGLEMTVFRILSAVAQGGSPGDAASTVKILATTTHQQITELMVDAAGAYAQPHFSFWAGQNDPGGSPGRDMATYFAGRAQSIYGGTNEIQRTIIARKVLGL, from the coding sequence ATGGACCTTTCCTTCAGCCCTGAGATCGAAGCCTTCCGCACAAAGGTGCGGGACTGGTTCGAGACAGACTTCCCGAAAGACATCATCCGCAAATACAAGGCCGGCCTGCCGCTGACGACGGAGGAAGTGCGCCGCTCCGAAATGGCCCTGGGGGAAAAGGGCTGGCTCGCCACCGCCTGGCCGGAGGAATATGGCGGCCCCGGATGGGGGATCGAGGAACAATACGTCTTCGACGAGGAACTTGAACGCGCGGGCGTGCCGACCGTCACCCCGATGGGCGTCATCTATGTCGGCCCGGTGATCTACACATTCGGCACGGACGAACAGAAAGCCCGCTGGCTGCCCGGCATCCGCGACGGCTCCGTCGGCTGGGCGCAGGGCTATTCCGAGCCCGGCGCAGGCTCTGATCTCGCCTCTCTCCAGTTCAGCGCCAAACTCGAAGACGGCACCTACACCCTCAACGGTCACAAGATCTGGACGTCGGCGGCCCAGCATGCCGACTGGATCTTCCTGCTGGCCCGCACCTCTCAGGAGGAAAAGAAACAACAGGGCATCAGCTTCATCTGCTGCCCCATCGACGCGCCCGGCGTGACGGTGAAACCGATCATCACGATCGACGGCAATCACGTGCTGAACGAGGTGTTCTTCGAGGATGTGAAAGTGCCCGAAGACAACCGCATCGGCGAGGCGGGAAAAGGCTGGACCTATTCGCAATACCTGCTCGGTTTCGAACGCACGTCCTACGCCCGCATCGGCGGCAAGCGCGCCATGCTGCGCCATATCCGCGAGGTGGCCATGTCCACGCCGGACGGCAGCGGCGACCGGCTGATCGATGATGCAGGTTTTGCCCGGCGCCTCACCGAAGCGGAAATGGCGGTCGACGGGTTGGAGATGACGGTGTTCCGCATTCTCTCGGCGGTGGCCCAGGGCGGATCGCCCGGCGATGCGGCCTCCACCGTGAAAATCCTCGCCACGACGACGCACCAGCAGATCACCGAACTGATGGTGGATGCCGCAGGCGCCTATGCCCAGCCGCATTTCAGCTTCTGGGCCGGCCAGAACGATCCCGGCGGCTCCCCGGGACGCGACATGGCGACCTATTTTGCAGGACGTGCCCAGTCTATCTATGGCGGCACGAACGAGATCCAGCGGACAATCATTGCACGGAAAGTGCTGGGGCTTTGA
- a CDS encoding DUF1674 domain-containing protein, translating to MASDDKAVIPALTDAEIERRKALPEAARRALEEADARKAKEAADAAALPEDEHGGPRNVEPTRYGDWERKGIAYDF from the coding sequence ATGGCCAGCGATGACAAAGCCGTAATCCCTGCGCTGACGGACGCGGAAATCGAGCGCCGCAAGGCGTTGCCGGAGGCTGCCCGCCGCGCTCTGGAAGAGGCCGACGCCCGCAAGGCGAAAGAGGCCGCCGATGCCGCCGCCCTGCCGGAAGACGAACATGGCGGCCCGCGGAATGTAGAGCCGACCCGGTATGGGGACTGGGAACGCAAGGGGATTGCGTACGACTTCTGA
- the htpX gene encoding zinc metalloprotease HtpX, whose protein sequence is MGTLKTFFLLAAMTALFMGVGYLIGGTTGMAIAFVVAAAMNIFSYWNSDKIVLSMQGAKEIDPKTASPMLRTFANDVAIMADRAGLPPPRVYIIETPQPNAFATGRDPQHAAVCATTGLLGMLNRDEVRGVMGHELAHVKHRDTLTMTITATIAGAIGMLANFALFFGRGRNGLIGSLAIMIIAPLAAGLVQMAISRSREYEADRLGSEICGNPLWLASALQKIERGARSTINVAAERNPAMAHMYIANPLNGRGADSLFSTHPATANRVEALRRLAADMGVSAPQAAPAMRREAGPWG, encoded by the coding sequence ATGGGCACGCTTAAAACCTTCTTCCTTCTCGCGGCAATGACCGCGCTCTTCATGGGCGTGGGCTATCTGATCGGCGGCACCACGGGCATGGCCATCGCCTTCGTCGTCGCTGCCGCAATGAATATTTTCTCCTATTGGAATTCCGACAAGATCGTCCTGTCGATGCAGGGCGCAAAGGAAATCGATCCGAAGACCGCCTCGCCCATGCTGCGCACTTTCGCGAATGACGTTGCCATCATGGCAGACCGCGCGGGCCTGCCGCCGCCGCGCGTCTACATCATCGAGACGCCCCAGCCGAACGCCTTTGCCACCGGCCGCGACCCGCAACATGCGGCCGTCTGCGCCACGACCGGCCTGCTCGGCATGCTGAACCGCGACGAAGTGCGCGGCGTGATGGGGCATGAGCTGGCCCATGTGAAACACCGCGACACGCTGACCATGACCATTACGGCCACCATTGCCGGGGCCATCGGCATGCTGGCGAACTTCGCCCTGTTCTTCGGACGCGGACGCAACGGCCTCATCGGCTCGCTCGCCATCATGATCATCGCACCGCTGGCCGCCGGCCTTGTCCAGATGGCGATCTCGCGCTCCCGCGAATATGAAGCCGACCGGCTGGGCTCAGAGATCTGCGGCAATCCGCTCTGGCTCGCCTCGGCCCTGCAGAAGATCGAACGCGGCGCCCGGTCCACGATCAATGTCGCCGCCGAACGCAACCCGGCCATGGCGCATATGTATATCGCAAACCCGCTGAACGGACGCGGGGCAGACAGTCTGTTTTCCACCCACCCCGCCACGGCCAACCGGGTCGAAGCCCTGCGCCGCCTGGCGGCTGACATGGGCGTGTCCGCGCCGCAGGCCGCCCCGGCCATGCGCCGCGAAGCCGGCCCCTGGGGATAA
- a CDS encoding RsmB/NOP family class I SAM-dependent RNA methyltransferase has translation MSGALVRRAAADLLFLTLEKRRTLDQAMAESPPFGDLDGPDRAFARAIASAALRELGRIDRALSPLLSRPLQAASPAIRALLRVGAVQLWRMDVQEHAAVSETVEAAKDWPDARSGGAFLNAVLRRAAAERPDLDALPVTTIWPDWLAVAFEESVGADGAAALAAAQLAEPGIFLTAKANAAAVAEVTSGALLASGSIRAPGGPVEALAEYGSGDWWVQDPAAALPAKLLMASASGDPDKSGMIMDKSDMVMGKSPEITAIDLCAAPGGKTLQLCAAGLNVIAVDRSKPRLKRLEENLARTGLSAEIITADAETWRPETPADLLLLDAPCSALGTLRRHPEGGWIKREGDIARFPDVQYRLLKAAAEMVRPGGTILYCVCTPLKAEGADVVNRAVAEGLVTRLPVTPEEAPGFAGSVTDRGDVLTLPGEDAEHDAFFMSRLSPAALK, from the coding sequence ATGAGCGGCGCATTGGTGCGGCGGGCAGCCGCCGATCTCCTGTTTCTCACTCTCGAAAAGCGCCGGACGCTGGACCAGGCCATGGCCGAGTCCCCGCCCTTTGGCGATCTCGACGGACCGGACCGGGCCTTTGCCCGCGCCATCGCCTCAGCCGCCCTGCGCGAGCTTGGCCGCATCGACCGCGCGCTCAGCCCCCTGCTCTCCCGCCCGCTGCAGGCGGCGAGCCCCGCCATCCGCGCCCTGCTGCGCGTGGGCGCGGTTCAGCTCTGGCGGATGGATGTGCAGGAACATGCCGCCGTCTCCGAAACGGTGGAAGCGGCGAAGGACTGGCCGGACGCCCGCTCTGGCGGCGCGTTCCTGAACGCCGTGCTGCGCCGCGCCGCCGCCGAGCGCCCGGACCTGGATGCCCTGCCCGTCACCACGATCTGGCCGGACTGGCTGGCCGTCGCCTTTGAGGAGAGCGTCGGGGCAGACGGCGCCGCCGCCCTCGCTGCCGCCCAGCTGGCCGAGCCCGGCATTTTCCTCACCGCAAAAGCGAACGCCGCCGCCGTCGCCGAAGTGACCAGCGGGGCGCTGCTCGCCTCCGGTTCCATCCGCGCGCCGGGCGGACCGGTCGAGGCTCTGGCGGAGTATGGCAGCGGCGACTGGTGGGTGCAGGACCCGGCCGCCGCCCTGCCCGCAAAACTGCTCATGGCAAGCGCATCCGGTGATCCGGACAAGTCCGGTATGATCATGGATAAGTCCGATATGGTCATGGGCAAGTCGCCCGAAATCACGGCAATTGACCTCTGCGCGGCCCCCGGCGGCAAGACGCTGCAGCTCTGCGCGGCGGGCCTCAATGTCATCGCGGTGGACCGCTCGAAACCGCGCCTGAAACGGCTGGAAGAGAACCTCGCCCGCACCGGGCTATCTGCCGAAATCATTACGGCAGACGCCGAAACGTGGCGCCCGGAAACGCCGGCTGACCTGCTGCTGCTCGACGCGCCCTGTTCGGCCCTCGGCACGCTGCGCCGCCACCCGGAAGGCGGCTGGATCAAGCGCGAAGGCGACATCGCCCGCTTCCCGGATGTGCAGTACCGGCTACTGAAAGCGGCGGCAGAGATGGTCCGCCCCGGCGGCACGATCCTCTATTGCGTCTGCACGCCGCTGAAGGCTGAAGGCGCCGATGTCGTGAACCGCGCCGTCGCCGAAGGCCTCGTCACCCGCCTGCCCGTCACGCCGGAAGAAGCCCCCGGATTCGCTGGCAGCGTTACAGATCGCGGAGATGTGCTCACCCTGCCGGGAGAAGACGCAGAACATGACGCATTCTTCATGTCACGGCTCTCGCCTGCAGCGCTAAAGTAA
- a CDS encoding glycine zipper 2TM domain-containing protein — MTVVSSIRTSAGKLAAGAFLALSLSLAGCASTQGVNTVSPGAVGQSSRVYHGTVMSVREVTIQPKQSMIGTAAGAVLGGLAGSELGGGDKAQTAGAIGGAILGGMAGNAAGKAVGTGKGFAYVVRFSSGETQEITQGADVYIAPGTPVDIIASPDGWKLVPAAAY, encoded by the coding sequence ATGACCGTTGTTTCTTCCATCCGCACCTCGGCCGGTAAACTGGCCGCCGGTGCCTTCCTGGCGCTCAGCCTGTCGCTGGCAGGCTGTGCCTCCACGCAAGGCGTGAATACCGTTTCTCCTGGCGCTGTCGGCCAGTCTTCGCGTGTCTATCACGGCACCGTCATGTCGGTGCGTGAAGTCACGATCCAGCCCAAGCAATCGATGATTGGCACGGCTGCAGGTGCCGTCCTCGGCGGGCTCGCAGGCTCTGAACTCGGCGGCGGCGACAAGGCCCAGACCGCTGGCGCCATCGGCGGCGCGATCCTCGGCGGCATGGCCGGTAACGCAGCCGGCAAGGCCGTTGGCACCGGCAAGGGCTTTGCCTATGTCGTCCGCTTCTCCAGCGGTGAAACGCAGGAAATCACGCAGGGCGCAGACGTCTACATCGCCCCGGGCACGCCGGTTGACATCATCGCCAGCCCGGATGGCTGGAAGCTGGTCCCGGCCGCCGCGTACTAA
- the rpe gene encoding ribulose-phosphate 3-epimerase yields the protein MRNVLISPSILSADFACLGEEIRAIDQAGADMIHIDVMDGHFVPNLTFGPPVIEKLRPHTKKPFDVHLMIAPVDPFILAFAKAGANFLTVHPEAGPHLHRTLQAIRAAGMKPGVALNPATPASIIEPVINDIDLVLVMSVNPGYGGQTFIDSQLRKVEQLRRMIDQSGRDIILEIDGGLNAETSPRAISAGVTAIVAGSAVFKGGPTAYADNIRALRPSVHA from the coding sequence ATGCGCAACGTACTGATTTCACCTTCGATTCTCTCCGCAGACTTTGCGTGTCTCGGGGAGGAAATACGGGCCATCGACCAGGCTGGCGCCGACATGATCCACATCGATGTCATGGATGGCCATTTCGTTCCGAACCTCACCTTCGGGCCGCCGGTGATCGAGAAGCTTCGTCCGCATACGAAAAAACCGTTCGACGTTCACCTGATGATCGCCCCGGTGGACCCGTTTATTCTCGCCTTCGCAAAGGCCGGCGCCAATTTTCTGACTGTACATCCTGAGGCTGGCCCGCACCTGCACCGGACGCTGCAGGCGATCCGCGCCGCCGGGATGAAACCGGGGGTCGCCCTCAATCCAGCCACCCCGGCGAGCATTATCGAACCGGTCATCAACGATATCGACCTTGTCCTCGTCATGTCGGTGAACCCGGGCTATGGCGGGCAGACCTTCATCGACAGCCAGCTGCGCAAGGTGGAGCAACTGCGCCGGATGATCGACCAGTCAGGGCGCGATATCATCCTGGAAATTGACGGCGGTCTGAACGCCGAAACCTCGCCCAGAGCCATTTCAGCCGGCGTGACCGCCATCGTCGCCGGATCTGCCGTATTCAAGGGCGGTCCAACCGCCTATGCCGACAACATCCGTGCCCTGAGACCCAGCGTGCACGCTTAA
- a CDS encoding heparinase II/III family protein, whose protein sequence is MSGGDSQYAAERAPRTGADDAALWRRFRGAGGEDAKIGAVQRLKQTAPVPQGFTLHLADLVPPDTLRGEALMRDIWRIGMSRMTLEPGQSPWSVPMPSKHVADRLHRFAWLPDLFSQGDEGAARARHHVDTWIEMYGGFNGFAWRTDPTAARLWHWLRCGEDLFEEGPEPARQARLTCLLHQLRYLESQSDAAVDPKARWMAAVVQVAGALCFNDRPALNLALDRLDAECTAQILPDGGHVSRAPSRLLFCLLQLQTLEELLTRAGIEPPDYFGKWIPRMGAMLAFFQTGDGALNPFNDGDESRPEVVEAAIARLPAPPRRFTFAPKSGFQKLEKHGLRLVLDCGAAPGLPFGDQAHAGALGFELSDSSSRIVTSCGFSAEVNIDWQAAVRRTSAHSTLILSGRDSAMFSLNDSTRLLSASGPDGISAKRLEEGDEIWLDAQHGGYKPAHGLLHRRRLFMAGDGRRLAGEDSLVRPISQTPAEDRKFINFEIRFHLHPTVEAMMGKDAIRLICENGAVWRFKTSHEGARLERTAYLARGVVERPEQIVVAGFADPNSDGTEPPNCVRWAFVKEPSA, encoded by the coding sequence GTGTCAGGAGGAGACAGCCAATACGCTGCTGAACGGGCCCCGCGAACCGGAGCTGACGATGCGGCATTGTGGCGCCGGTTCCGCGGGGCGGGCGGCGAAGATGCCAAGATTGGCGCCGTCCAGCGCCTGAAGCAGACCGCACCTGTCCCGCAGGGCTTCACGCTGCACCTGGCCGATCTGGTCCCGCCCGACACCCTGCGCGGCGAAGCGCTGATGCGCGACATCTGGCGAATCGGTATGTCGCGCATGACGCTGGAACCAGGTCAGAGCCCCTGGTCAGTGCCAATGCCCTCCAAACATGTCGCCGACAGGTTGCACCGGTTTGCCTGGCTGCCGGACCTGTTTTCCCAGGGCGACGAAGGCGCCGCCCGGGCCAGACATCATGTCGATACCTGGATAGAGATGTATGGCGGCTTCAATGGCTTCGCCTGGCGGACGGACCCGACCGCCGCCCGTCTCTGGCACTGGCTCCGCTGCGGGGAAGACCTGTTCGAGGAAGGCCCCGAGCCCGCCCGTCAGGCGCGGCTCACCTGCCTGCTGCACCAGTTGCGCTACCTCGAAAGCCAGTCAGATGCGGCGGTCGATCCGAAGGCCCGCTGGATGGCGGCCGTTGTCCAGGTCGCGGGGGCATTGTGTTTCAACGACCGCCCTGCCCTCAATCTCGCACTGGACAGGCTGGATGCGGAATGCACGGCGCAGATCCTGCCGGATGGCGGCCATGTCAGCCGGGCTCCATCGCGGCTCCTCTTCTGCCTGCTGCAATTGCAGACGCTGGAAGAATTGCTGACCCGCGCCGGCATTGAACCTCCGGACTATTTCGGCAAATGGATTCCTCGGATGGGCGCCATGCTGGCCTTCTTCCAGACCGGAGACGGCGCCCTGAACCCGTTCAATGATGGCGATGAATCCCGGCCGGAAGTGGTGGAAGCCGCAATTGCCCGCCTGCCTGCCCCGCCGCGTCGGTTCACCTTTGCCCCCAAATCCGGCTTCCAGAAACTGGAGAAGCACGGGCTGCGCCTGGTGCTCGACTGCGGTGCGGCGCCGGGCCTGCCCTTTGGCGACCAGGCCCATGCCGGAGCGCTGGGCTTTGAACTGTCCGACAGTTCCTCCCGGATCGTCACATCCTGCGGGTTCAGCGCCGAGGTGAACATCGACTGGCAGGCCGCCGTCCGCCGGACCAGTGCCCATTCGACGCTCATCCTGTCCGGCCGCGATTCGGCGATGTTCTCACTGAACGACTCGACGCGCCTTCTGTCGGCCAGCGGCCCGGACGGGATCTCGGCCAAACGGCTTGAAGAGGGCGACGAAATCTGGCTCGACGCCCAGCACGGCGGCTACAAGCCTGCACATGGCCTGCTGCACCGGCGGCGCCTGTTCATGGCGGGGGACGGCCGGCGGCTCGCCGGGGAAGATTCTCTGGTGCGGCCGATTTCCCAGACCCCGGCGGAAGACCGGAAATTCATTAATTTCGAGATCCGCTTCCATTTGCATCCGACCGTGGAAGCCATGATGGGAAAAGATGCCATTCGTCTGATCTGCGAAAATGGGGCTGTATGGCGTTTCAAAACGAGTCATGAAGGGGCAAGACTCGAACGGACGGCCTATCTCGCCCGAGGCGTGGTTGAACGCCCTGAGCAAATTGTGGTTGCTGGCTTCGCGGATCCGAATAGTGACGGAACCGAACCGCCAAACTGCGTCCGCTGGGCCTTTGTGAAGGAACCGAGTGCATGA
- a CDS encoding polysaccharide biosynthesis protein: MTPQKAARRAMFLTLGFDLSAAAAAMIIANVLFWWADEPRGLFPFASTLLSTVSFTAAVAAGFLVLRIQTQVWRHIGWPDAVRIMQAIALSGLIYLPIAGLLNGALSRPWSILLTALLIWTICLFTGRMIALSRSTRKPLQIFSPVARDARPILLIGDVASCISVIRRLQTPTETQNFRLLGLINTDGRDFGRAIRGVPIMGGLDDLSNVIDVLSVRYEHTPWIAVTGAARDRKTMMQILEITSAHGAQIMALSGEETAQLLEKVHPADLLARAERNLSIAPVRDRIEGARVLITGGGGTIGSELTRQVAGLNPAQLTIIDSCEFNLYSIDMELTKKFPDMEISSRLGDVRDSQRVRDIFQTAQPQIVIHAAALKHVPLMERNVCEAILTNVAGAVNCARAAASVGAASFVFISTDKAVDPDNVMGATKRLAEIAISRIAEEAGMAAAMVRFGNVLGSSGSVVPLFERQIAEGGPVTITDMGVTRYFMTVEEASSLVLQAGALQHECGNSDIYVLDMGEPMPILQLAETLIRLKGLIPGVDIEIVQTGLRAGEKMHEALTYEHETVTRTNVDGVLRVASRTPSSELFDKQLAGLLEAASRRERSEALRMLGMIVPEYGVERAAKAFKDIA, encoded by the coding sequence ATGACGCCTCAAAAAGCCGCACGCAGAGCCATGTTCCTGACCCTGGGGTTCGACCTCAGCGCGGCAGCAGCGGCGATGATCATTGCAAATGTCCTGTTCTGGTGGGCGGACGAACCGCGTGGACTGTTCCCGTTCGCCTCAACCTTGCTCAGCACGGTCTCTTTTACAGCCGCCGTGGCTGCCGGGTTCCTGGTCCTGCGCATCCAGACACAGGTCTGGCGGCATATTGGCTGGCCCGATGCCGTGCGGATCATGCAGGCCATCGCGCTGTCCGGCCTGATTTACCTGCCGATTGCCGGCTTGCTCAATGGGGCCCTGTCCCGCCCCTGGAGCATCCTGCTGACGGCCCTCCTGATCTGGACCATCTGCCTGTTCACCGGACGGATGATCGCCCTCTCGCGCTCCACACGCAAACCGCTGCAGATTTTCAGCCCCGTCGCCCGCGATGCCCGGCCGATCCTGCTGATCGGGGACGTGGCGAGCTGTATCAGCGTAATCCGGCGCCTGCAGACCCCGACGGAAACCCAGAATTTCCGTCTGCTGGGCCTGATCAATACCGACGGCAGAGATTTCGGCCGCGCAATCCGCGGTGTGCCGATCATGGGCGGGCTGGACGACCTCTCGAACGTCATTGATGTCCTCTCGGTGCGCTACGAGCACACGCCATGGATCGCGGTCACGGGCGCGGCGCGAGATCGCAAGACCATGATGCAGATCCTAGAAATCACATCTGCGCACGGCGCGCAGATCATGGCGCTGTCCGGCGAAGAAACGGCCCAGCTCCTGGAAAAGGTCCACCCGGCAGATCTGCTGGCCAGAGCCGAGCGGAACCTGAGCATCGCCCCTGTCCGCGACAGGATCGAAGGGGCCCGCGTCCTGATCACGGGGGGCGGTGGCACGATCGGATCCGAACTGACCCGTCAGGTCGCCGGACTGAACCCGGCCCAGCTGACCATTATCGATTCCTGCGAGTTCAATCTCTACAGCATCGACATGGAGCTGACGAAGAAGTTCCCCGATATGGAGATCAGTTCGCGCCTCGGCGATGTGCGCGACTCCCAGCGCGTGCGCGACATTTTCCAGACCGCCCAGCCTCAGATCGTGATCCACGCTGCCGCGCTGAAGCATGTCCCGCTGATGGAGCGCAATGTCTGCGAGGCGATCCTGACGAATGTGGCCGGCGCCGTGAACTGTGCCCGGGCGGCCGCATCGGTCGGTGCGGCCAGCTTCGTTTTCATTTCGACCGACAAGGCCGTCGACCCCGACAATGTGATGGGCGCCACCAAGCGCCTGGCCGAGATCGCTATTTCCCGGATTGCCGAGGAAGCCGGCATGGCCGCGGCCATGGTCCGCTTCGGCAATGTGCTCGGATCTTCAGGGTCGGTCGTTCCCCTGTTCGAGCGGCAGATCGCCGAGGGGGGCCCGGTCACCATCACCGATATGGGCGTCACCCGCTATTTCATGACCGTGGAAGAAGCCTCTTCGCTCGTCCTGCAGGCGGGCGCGTTGCAACATGAATGCGGGAATTCGGACATCTACGTGCTCGACATGGGCGAGCCGATGCCGATCCTGCAGCTGGCTGAAACGCTAATACGATTGAAGGGCCTGATCCCCGGTGTCGATATCGAGATCGTCCAGACCGGGCTGCGTGCGGGCGAGAAGATGCACGAAGCGCTGACCTACGAGCATGAAACCGTCACCCGGACCAATGTCGACGGCGTGCTGCGGGTGGCCAGCCGCACGCCCTCATCGGAACTGTTCGACAAGCAACTCGCCGGCCTGCTCGAAGCGGCCAGCCGCCGCGAACGGTCCGAGGCGCTGCGCATGCTGGGAATGATCGTGCCCGAATACGGGGTGGAGCGGGCTGCAAAAGCCTTCAAGGACATCGCTTGA